A region of Maniola jurtina chromosome 18, ilManJurt1.1, whole genome shotgun sequence DNA encodes the following proteins:
- the LOC123874673 gene encoding uncharacterized protein LOC123874673, producing MGSVQDEKPVEPATKPHVRELRNTELVSRLLAATPPYLYGALPLQPHAFFFSEMLRSFVNARHGCRPPHYHRRFKRRSHKYFAENEEWRRDWPKQEEKKEPEVRPEVPLELTVEKPRAGEQSPSPTLSPKPEPPKPSSPGPPGRQSTFVDVGTEELPKPSPCVGRNSVEPNTVPSSNLILPPPPPMWYPPLYNPQFGVDPLNFFIDLRVSGHIYDRKRAEAMDVNINQEGRLDELNLEKRLGKDLGQKPRHLSAFAVPVRSNHTQTEGPEKYFERSNRFLGKPNGTSYIMRNLKCVYENLHSQERKDESKEQNEDTKGESSDIDDDIMD from the coding sequence ATGGGTTCAGTTCAAGATGAGAAGCCCGTGGAGCCAGCCACCAAACCACACGTCCGCGAACTGCGGAATACCGAGCTCGTCTCCAGACTACTGGCCGCGACACCGCCCTACCTCTACGGTGCTCTACCGCTCCAGCCACACGCGTTCTTCTTCAGCGAGATGCTGAGGTCATTCGTCAACGCTCGCCACGGCTGCAGGCCTCCCCACTACCATCGCCGCTTCAAGCGCCGCTCGCACAAATACTTTGCAGAAAACGAAGAGTGGAGACGGGATTGGCCGAAGCAAGAGGAAAAGAAAGAACCAGAAGTACGCCCCGAAGTTCCTCTAGAACTTACAGTCGAAAAACCTAGAGCGGGCGAACAATCCCCGAGTCCGACGCTGTCACCAAAACCTGAGCCACCCAAACCAAGCAGTCCCGGCCCACCTGGTCGCCAATCTACCTTTGTGGATGTCGGAACAGAGGAGCTCCCTAAACCGTCACCTTGCGTTGGAAGGAATTCTGTCGAACCTAACACGGTACCTTCTTCAAACTTGATCTTACCCCCACCGCCTCCAATGTGGTATCCGCCGCTTTACAACCCGCAATTTGGAGTCGACCCATTGAATTTCTTCATTGATCTACGCGTATCTGGACACATCTATGACAGGAAGAGAGCTGAGGCTATGGACGTGAACATAAACCAGGAAGGGAGATTAGATGAATTGAATTTGGAGAAACGACTCGGTAAAGATCTAGGACAGAAACCTCGACACTTGTCAGCGTTCGCGGTACCAGTTCGATCGAACCACACTCAAACAGAAGGGCCGGAGAAATACTTCGAGCGGAGTAACAGGTTTTTGGGAAAGCCCAACGGTACGTCGTACATAATGAGGAATTTGAAGTGCGTGTATGAAAATCTGCACTCTCAGGAACGTAAGGACGAATCGAAAGAACAAAACGAGGACACGAAGGGCGAATCTTCAGACATAGACGATGATATTATGGATTAA